A window of Zingiber officinale cultivar Zhangliang chromosome 5A, Zo_v1.1, whole genome shotgun sequence contains these coding sequences:
- the LOC121980878 gene encoding pentatricopeptide repeat-containing protein At1g10270-like codes for MSFFRHLLLRSLRGGSVSELRSPRHLAAISTPSRHFAFSSAEEAAAERRRRKRRLRIEPPLHALRRDPNAPRPPRDPNAPRLPDSTSALVGPRLNLHNRVQSLIRGGDLDAASSTARHAVFSSVRPTVFTCNAITASMLRAGRIDDVVALFTFFFNQSNIVPNVVSYNILINAHCNAGRVDVALDVYRHILENAPFSPSYVTYRHLTKGLVDADRMQDAIDLLREMLNRGHGADSMVYNTLMAGFIDRQNMERALQFFDELRDRCLVYDGIVHSTLMEAYFKRGMDKEAMDSYQSLLDRQFKMTPATCNVLIETLLRHHKLAEAEAMFESMLNNHSPPSFTAINTDTYNLMVNQRFKEGKIIEAIETFHRQPRKPVIMDVGCFNNIIGKLCANGLLPESEKLFGEMPEKSVNPDATTYRTLIDACFSVGRTDSALEYFEKMIKSSGESPGFRVDVGVYNMMFHGLVSAGRINQAMEVFGKMWERGIRPNQSSYEVLITAMCNEGNLDRGRELFEQMLRDRINATPEFSAFLLDAFGKAGRIQEIEELVGGSPSNVTSQAQQVAISN; via the coding sequence ATGTCCTTCtttcgccacctcctcctccgctccCTCCGCGGCGGCTCCGTCTCCGAGCTCCGCAGCCCACGACACCTCGCTGCCATCTCTACCCCCTCCCGCCACTTCGCTTTCTCCTCTGCCGAGGAGGCCGCTGCCGAACGTCGCCGTCGCAAGCGCCGCCTTCGCATAGAGCCCCCGCTCCACGCCCTCCGCCGCGATCCGAACGCCCCTCGCCCTCCGCGCGATCCCAACGCCCCTCGTCTCCCTGACTCCACATCCGCCCTCGTCGGCCCCCGCCTCAATCTCCACAACCGCGTCCAGTCCCTGATCCGCGGCGGTGACCTCGACGCCGCCTCCTCCACCGCCCGCCACGCCGTTTTCTCCTCAGTCCGCCCCACCGTCTTCACCTGCAACGCCATCACCGCCTCCATGCTCCGCGCTGGCCGTATCGACGACGTCGTCGCTCTCTTCACCTTCTTTTTCAACCAATCCAACATTGTACCCAACGTCGTCTCCTACAACATCTTGATTAACGCCCACTGTAACGCTGGCCGTGTCGATGTGGCCCTCGATGTCTACCGCCACATCCTGGAGAATGCCCCCTTTTCCCCCTCCTATGTGACCTACCGCCACCTCACCAAGGGCCTTGTCGATGCTGACCGCATGCAGGACGCTATCGATCTTCTCCGTGAGATGCTCAACCGCGGCCATGGCGCCGACTCCATGGTTTACAACACCCTTATGGCTGGCTTCATCGACCGTCAAAACATGGAAAGGGCTCTTCAGTTCTTTGATGAGCTCCGCGATCGCTGCCTGGTCTACGACGGTATCGTACATTCGACCCTGATGGAGGCCTACTTCAAGCGTGGAATGGATAAGGAGGCTATGGACTCGTATCAATCATTGCTAGACCGGCAGTTCAAGATGACCCCTGCCACCTGCAACGTCCTCATCGAGACCTTGCTGAGGCACCACAAGCTGGCTGAGGCAGAAGCAATGTTTGAGAGTATGCTAAACAACCACTCCCCTCCTAGCTTTACGGCGATCAACACCGACACCTACAACCTGATGGTTAACCAGCGCTTCAAGGAAGGGAAGATCATTGAGGCTATCGAGACATTCCACCGGCAGCCCAGGAAGCCGGTCATCATGGACGTTGGCTGCTTCAATAACATCATCGGAAAGCTCTGCGCGAATGGGCTGCTTCCAGAGTCGGAGAAGCTGTTTGGTGAAATGCCTGAGAAGTCAGTTAACCCGGATGCAACAACTTACAGGACTCTTATTGATGCTTGTTTCAGTGTTGGAAGGACAGACAGTGCGTTGGAATACTTTGAGAAGATGATCAAGAGTAGTGGCGAAAGCCCTGGCTTCAGAGTCGACGTCGGAGTCTACAACATGATGTTCCATGGATTGGTGAGCGCAGGACGAATCAACCAAGCAATGGAGGTTTTTGGCAAGATGTGGGAGAGGGGAATCAGACCTAATCAGTCGAGTTACGAAGTTTTGATCACTGCAATGTGCAACGAGGGAAACCTCGATCGAGGACGAGAGCTGTTTGAGCAGATGCTGCGAGACCGTATAAATGCTACCCCTGAATTCAGTGCTTTCCTACTGGATGCTTTCGGTAAAGCAGGTCGAATCCAGGAGATAGAAGAGCTAGTTGGTGGCAGTCCAAGCAATGTTACTTCTCAAGCACAGCAGGTAGCTATTTCGAATTAG